One window from the genome of Eucalyptus grandis isolate ANBG69807.140 chromosome 7, ASM1654582v1, whole genome shotgun sequence encodes:
- the LOC104455790 gene encoding probable glutathione S-transferase encodes MARFWAKFGDDNANKKQLLQRQVSTCRSWKNNLKGRNSLVDATSDIWTLRLDGWSLHFGVFEEISSLKVVDGERFPPLFAWLKEFSDAPIIKDRWPPHDKLNLKFIALRQVHLTKSSSA; translated from the coding sequence GCAAACAAGAAGCAGCTCCTACAGAGGCAAGTGAGCACCTGCAGAAGCTGGAAGAACaacttgaagggaagaaattctCTGGTGGATGCAACATCGGATATCTGGACATTGCGCTTGGATGGTTGGTCACTCCACTTTGGGGTCTTTGAGGAGATATCCAGCCTCAAAGTGGTTGATGGTGAGAGGTTTCCACCTCTATTTGCATGGTTGAAAGAGTTCTCAGATGCTCCAATAATCAAAGATCGTTGGCCACCCCATGACAAGCTTAACCTGAAGTTCATTGCTCTTCGTCAAGTGCATCTCACGAAGTCATCATCAGCTTga